GATTCCAAAACATATGGTCCTCCATATCCTAAAACTTCTTAATATAGCTGTAGTCCAAGGGCTAGAGCCAAAGATCCAGTCTTCACACATACTCCAAAAAAGGGCTCTTTGTATAATGAAAAGCTAGCATTTAGTATCATATTAAAATTAAAGGTCAGTAAAATTAATGTGCCAACGCAATTATGCATAGAGCAACATAGGAAAAAGGACCCACCTTTCATGCAAGAAATTGCTGTTTTGTACCTGGTAAATGTCTTCAGGGGAAAACTGCTTGAAGATAGTATTATATCATGTAGATAATGCAATTTAGGCTCAAACCTTGGCTCAGCCAGATTCTAGACGTGTGATTTTACGTGagtcatttaatttctctgaacacatgttctctctcctaTAAAACCACAGTATCTTCACTGaactaaataaagataaaagcatgTCATGTAAAAAGTATCCCAGTACCTGCTCAACAGGCACATCACAAATTtccattctccttccttcttcccttggtGAAAAAACAGCAATTCTGGTCACTGTGGTGGCGATCCATGAAAGGATCATGTCTTTATATGTTTGTTCATACCCTAACTCTTAGCATATACTATGTACATAATGGTAGGCTCAAAAAAACACTTGCTGAATGCAAACACTAACAGCTAAAGGAACAAATACTTGGTGATTAGTACACTGATTTTGGTTAAGGTCCTAGACTGGTGCTCCTACCAAATCTTATGTTGTGGCACAGTAAACCACAAATGCTTGCAGAATTGGAAGCCACATTTTTTGACTAAGAGTTTCTATATTAGGATATAATATAGATGCAAAGCTTCTAATGCAATTTTTGACAGTCTCCATACAAAAAGCTAGTTACACCTCCCTCATTCAGAGTCATGGGAAACAGGGTCTAGATGTTGGGACTTTTTGAGTCAAAACTTATGGTGGAGTTACCAAATGAAATACAGGATACctagttaaattttaatttcagatgaaCAATGAGTAATTTCTTGGCTTAAATATGACCTAAATATTGCATGGTCATTCTTACACCAAAAAAAGTATTTGCTGTTTATCCAACATTTAATTTTACTTGGGtatactaaatttttatttactaaatctGTGACACTACTTGTGAGGCTACAGTAAAACTGAAAGATAAAGGTCCCACTTTATCCAGGCACCAGAGTCCAGGGAGGAGGCCACATGAAGCTGCTGACACTcctcccttactttttttttttttttttaagattttatttatttatttgacagacagagatcacaagtaagcagagaggcaggcagagagagagggggaagcaggctccccgctgagcagagagcccaatgcggggctcgatcccaagaccccaggatcatgacctgagcccaaggcagaggctttaacccactgagcctggcGCCCCCCCCTTACTTTTAATCTGTTAAACAATTTAGACTACAAAGCAAAGCCAACCTCGCCCCCCACCACAAGGGACCTTGCATGTCCCAGCCTCACTCCCCGGATCCTTAGTCCTCATTCCAAAGGGCACTTGACTAAAAGTTAAGAGTAAGAAGACTAaatttagaattccatcctctcTTGCTATTTGTGAGATCTCCTGCAAGTCACTTGATCTTTTCAGTTTCTTAGTCCAGTGGGGTAAGAACTATATATACACCCCATAAAAATGGACAAGGGTAAAATCACCTGGTATTTCTAAAGTCATTATTTACAGAAATACCAAATCAGGTACAAGTGATAGAATTTCTCCTTGTCATCATCCTTATTATACTACTTTCAATCTTATGACACACTTGTGGTtagagcataatttttttttgtcaaaggCCACTACAGctcatttttgttgctgttgatgatatttgtattttataagtaTTCTATGTTTGTTGTAGAAAAATTTAGAgactataaagaaataaaggtatttccatgggggtggggggtgggaacaAGGCTAAGCAGTTCAGCAGAGAGTGCTTTTGGATCTAGATTTTAATGCCAGGAGGACTTGGGACTGAATTCTATTTTGGCCACTCACTAACTCTGTGCTTTGAATTAGCTCCTAAAGTTCTCTCAACTTTACCTTCTTGACCTTTAGCTTGAAATAATAGTTTTGCCTACTTCACAGTGCTGCTGTTGAGAATAAAATGATGTCATAATGCATGTGGATCATCTGTCATAGGTCTATCCTTAACAAAGGCTACCCATTATTATGTCATTATTATCATTACCACAGGccagggattgcatggagaaaatgacattaaaatgggcattctgggggtacctggctggctcagtccattaaatgtctgattcttaatttttggctcaagtcatgatctcaggctcatggaATCTGGCTCCtcactcaatgcagagtctgctgaagactctctctccttccgccccctccctccacccacttgcacaccctgtctctctctaaaatcaataaataaatctttttaaaaagggggaggaCATCCTATATTTCAATCCTAGTACTGGCATTTACTAGCTGCTTTActctggacaagttacttaacttccgTGAGCTTCAATTTTCTCTATCTAGAAAGGAAATCTATGTCTACCTAAGTATTAATATATGTTGTTTTTAGGAATAAGTGAAATGATGCATGTGAAGGCTTTGTCCAGGAAGGCAgtaaatgttctataaatataaCTGTACCAGGCTGTATAATTAGTGAGGGGAGATACAAAGTGGTCCAGGAGCTCCCTTCAAAGAAAAGAGTCTTCCCTTTCTTATTGCTGAGAATCACCTGagattctgttctgtttttcagaTGACAAACCAGATGACAAGCCAGATGGCTCGGACAAAAACCCAGAGCCAGAATTCCCCAAATTCCTAAACATCTTGGGCACAGAGATCATTGAGAATGCAGTGGAGTTCATCCTCCGCTCCATGACCAGGAGCACGTAAGCCCTGAGACAAACCTTGTTTTTGTCCAGTTTGCTGTTGGTAATAACCACATTGtattaaaatgaatgagaaacagAACTGTGCATGACAATATATTATTTGAGTTGAAAAGTATTGTCCGACCTTAAGCTATATTTGCATCTGACTGAATTTTCCTAAACTCTTTTGGAGTGTGCACATTGCCAACAAGTGGTTCCATCAAGTATTTTTTATCTCAGGAccaaggagaaaggaggaagagcacCAGACCAGGGAACAGAAAGCCAGGTTCTGGTCTTCCCACATGTGCTACTTGActgggtgaccttgaacaaggCCCTCCTTCTCTgaatgcctcagtttcctcatctggaaagttAAAAGAATAAAGGATCCATCCAATACAGGCATTGTAATTCTTTGGTGAAGGTGGTAGGTAGTGGTATGTTCACTAATGAGAGGTGTGATGAGTCCTGCCTTTATTTCCTAGTTTGAGAAACTCAAGAGGGTTAGCAAAGAGAGTAGCTGATTATTTCTTCAGAGACAATCTAGAAAACTTCTCATATAGTGTTGGTCATGAGGAACTTCCATGGTGGCTGAGCATATACCCAGAATCTTCCCAGAGTTCTTTACATGCTTCCAAGCCACTGTATCCAACACATAACCCATCTTACCCCGATCTACCTAGCTCAAATTTTCAACTTTACTTCACCCTGTTCTCACTCAACCCACAGTAATTCCTACTCTCAGCTCTCCAGGATCCAATTTGTTCTGAATTTCCAGGTGCTTTCAATCCCACTTCACTGAGCCCCTGTCTCATAGACCCCAAAGCCCAGTTTGATGAAGTGCGGTGTGAATTCCTGGATAATTTATACAAAATGAAGTTTCCTTCATCCCATCTTGCGTCTTTCTAGGACAAAGCTAAGGGTGTGCTTCTTAACAAGCTTGCTGGTGATTCTGATATCCCAACAATTTTGATAGCCCTTGATTAGATGCTCTACACTACATGGCCTTGACTTAAAGGTCCACATATCCTttaactttttattcattttgtgtaAATGTGCATCTTAGCATTTTGGGGGGGTGGGcgtttctgaatttttaaaatactcaatgGGGTCTATGACCAATAACAGATTAAGAAACACTTCTACAGAGAAGTAATCAGGGGCCATGTTGTAATCTCTGATTTGCTTAAATCAATATTTAAGCAAATCACGTGATGGGCAGGATTCTGCATATCATCCACATGCACAAATGATTGAAACTCAcagatgtttatttttgtattgttatttttcctaTTGTGGTTGGCTTTTGCAACTGTTGAGTTTCAGTGATTGTTAATGTAAACAAGGAGGAAACTGACAAGGAAGCAAGAGTATCACCCATTATGTACAAAGTACACATTACACTCCAGTTGAATTCATACTGTTACAAAGCACGACAATAGCAATGCAAGGAGTTGAAgcaataatatttctttttattccttccttgGGGAATTCTCCAGACATAAAATAGCccctttccccccctcccccactctgttAACCCTGAAAACTCATTATCTGAAATACAAGACAATTGCTGCCAGCTCTGGGTTCAGGAATGGCACCTTGCCATTTtcacttttcctcattttttcccaagtaaatgatgttctttctgtttctggaacttaAAACCATCAAAGACTCTCTTGCTTTCATTTCCTAAAATGCTCCTTCCTTCTTTCGTGGCTAGTGCTTTATCTTGCAGCTCATCTAAAAGTCACCTCCTCAGAAAACAGTTCTATAACCACTCTTACTCACACTACCTTCTTTCATTCCCTCGTTCTTCTCTTTTACTTTACCTTGTCATAGTgtcattataatatttttatttatttgtagtcaTGTAGCTATATCAGAGACCAGATCTATCTAGCTCATCGCTCTAACACATACCTTATAGACTGAATGAGACACTCAGCAAATAATTGTTGGATTGATTAATTAAAGAAAGTTATCTTAAAGATCAGATCTAAAACCCATTTCTGCAATATGACTGAGAAATCCTGAGGGATATTTGTTGCAAGACACAGCAGTCCTTGCTCAAGGGAAAAATGTAGCTGTCCTTTCTCTGTCCAAGGGAAGACCATAAATATAATGGGgatggggaatgggagaagaccaTCAAGAAGTGTTTCTAAGTACATTAGTATATACCAAagttggtatatgtgctgccaaagtgagcacagTATATACCAAAGTTGGGACAGAAATTGTGAAGGaaaaatctaaaatgtaaaaCCTTCTCAAAGATTTGCAGTCCTTATGGTAAGACGACATACCAAATGCCGTGATGACTAATGTGCTAAGATAAATGTCAGTAAAACAATGCAGGTGATTTCTGGAGAATGGAGCTGTGACTGACACAAGGATGCTTAGGGGAGTATTTATAGCAAGGGTGAGATGCAGTCTGGGCCTTAAAAGATGAAATGAGCTTTGATTAGAATGACAGGAATGAAGGAACTTCATAAAGatgagaattttctttatttactctaATATATCTGATGCCTAAGTACTGTGTCAGGCATATAATAAATGCTAGATATGTACTTTCAGGACACTGAATAGAAGGAGCTCACTTCCTCCATTCTTAATTACTTTAGAGCTGTGTGAACTGGATTCTGGTCACCATTGTttggaaaaatatacatattcttaATCTCTCTGACCCCTCAAGAAGGCTCCAATCCTTGTGAATTTCCCCTCACCTGCTGAATTTCCAGGACATGACATTTTCCTGGCTCTTTCCCTATGTCTAGCCATTCCTTATTCTTCTTATTTGACTTATGATCCAGTGACTTCCAGAATCAGATGTCTATTGTGTTCTTTTTATTGAGCTTCAGACTGAAATGATTAATTGCTTGCTAGAAAATTTCACCTAGGTTTTCCACCAGTAACTGGAATTTAACTGGTCTAAACCCAAACCCAACATCCCACAAACCTGTTCCTCCTCCCATGTTCCTTATTTCAGGAATCACATCCCCACCCACCCAGAATCCAAAAACCTCAGGGTCTTCTTGGATCTTTCCTGCTTGTTACCACCATCCTCGAATTGAAGAATATTCTAcctctaatttttttcctgtatcattGCTTTTCTTCAACTCCACTGGCTAGTTGGCCTAGTAGAGTCCTTTGTTACTTCTTTCCTGAGCTCTTTTTATTAGATTTATGATTAGTTCACTGTTTCTGTCTGCCTCCCTTCGAACCATCCTCTTACTCTCAGAGTTatacaacaaaaacacaaattgggTTGTGTCACTGCCATGCTTGAAAACCTTTTGTGAATTTCCATAGCCTACAAAATCAGAATAAATGCATTTGGCTGATGTTAAATGTTCTTTCCTGAAGCTTATGTATCTTTCAATCGTGCATCTCACTCCTAACGTCAAACACCTACCTGATGCTCCAATAACAAATGATTTGTTTCAGAACTGGTCATGTTTGTACAATGCCCAACATCTTTGCATATGGCTCATCTCTCTGCCAGCAAGGCCTTGCTAGGTAGACTTGTCCACCTAGCAAGTTTAATCATTTTCTAAAGTCCAATTCAAAGATAAGCTCTGTGAAGACATCACAGAGCCCTATGATTACAAAACACAGATATTCATACTCTGGATTTCATAATACTTTGGAATAACCTTCGCATCAATTTTCTTTCCCCctcattgttttaaattacttGTTCACTATTTTAAATTACTTGTATCTGACTGTGTTTATTTTCTGCACTAGACTATAAACTTCTCGCAGGccacatttttaatcattttacctTTCCTGTAGCTACCGTGTACCGTGTACCCCTTTCCTTGAACAGTATAGTGCTTCTAGTATTAACTCCTGACTCTAGAGCTCTCAGTTTTAGACTTTGCTATGTGATTTAGACAGGTTATTTAATCtctttgagttttaaaagtttcttcatccataaaaagaaaaaaatcattcactcatttattatttatttaattcaaacttttattaatttatactaTTTGCCAGGTACTGGGGATATATTACTAAAAAGAATATACCAAAATATCTGTCTTATACAGTTTGTGTATGAATGAACACCTAATGAATAGATTTGTTGGCAGATTCAAAAGAGATAATTGTGCATAAATAGCTTGCAACTATAAATTGTTGTGGAAGtcttaaatcttatttatttatgacatagGAAAATCTGCGGAAAAAAACTGTGGCTCAGACAATTTAAGACACCCTAATGATCATTCTAACATTCTTATTCAATCTCAgtcataattcatttttttctctttatttttttcttttcaagaggaTTTATGGAATTTGATGATAAACAAGGAGAACATTCAGCAAAGTGACTTTCCCAGGTGATTTTAACTTATAATTTACAACTAAAATAATAGCATACTGAATAAAAAAGGGggtcttattttatttagtttgggCATTCCTCTGCCTACCTATAAGCAGAAAAggtatattttgttgttgttgtttctactGTAGTTtcttaaacttaattttaaatatatatattttttaatcattgtaaAGTCCCTGACCTAATCAGATTATCTGAAGAGAGGAGGTACAACTGTGGGGTGAAACACACAAGCACTGGGAGTTAGAGGGCCTGGCCCTACCACAACTCTGCTCCCTTGCTGTGTGTGCCTGGCACATATGACACGAAGGGACTGTGCACTAGAGTAGAAGGGCCCATGTAATTGTGCAGTTAGTTACTCATGAGAAGACTGAGATTTGTTGAATCTAATTCCAGGAGAAAATACTAACAAACTCTCTAATCCCACATAGTTGGATTTATAGTAGTCCCTCCCCCCTTATCTGTGAGGGATACATTCCAAGAGGCCAGTGGATGCCTGACACTGTGAACAGTACGAATCCCATATATACCATGCtttttcctatatatacatacctataataaagtttaatttacaaattaggCACAGTTAGAGATTAACAatgataactaataataaaatagaagaattttaataatatgcTGTAATAAAAGCTCTGTAAAATGTGGTCTCTCTTTCagaatatcttattgtactgtactcacctTTCCTCTTCTTATGATGATGTGAGACGATAAAATGTCTCCATGATGAGATGAAGCGACTTGAATGACACAGTCACTGTGACACAGCATCAGGCTATTACTGATGCTCTAACATTATGTCAGGAaaaggatcatctgcttccagacctcAGTTCACTATGGGTAACTGGAACTgtggaaagcaaaaccacaaatAAGGCACAATTACAAACAATATAGTTTGAGTGCTCAGAAACAGCCACTATTTCCTTATTCTAGTCTCTCCTGAGAATGGatattgaaatataaaaacagaaatgatataGCTGTGAATGTAATTATTGTATCAGCAGCTAGCATGAACTGAGTACATACTCTGTTTTAAGCATTAAGCTAAGTTCTATATATGTAGTACCTAATTTCATTCTAACATCACTATGAGAAAAggatattcttcttttttaatcttgtaAGTAAGGAATGTGACCAAGTTACTAACATGGCCAAGTTagtcagagaagaggaaaagatctGAACTCAGGCAGCCTGATCCCAGGGTGTGCATTCTATCCCTAAGCAGCAGTGCTAGTGGAGAACAAAGAACAGGGTAGGAGGAGGCAGTTGAAAAAAGTGAGTTAGCTATGTGATTTTACGCATGCCTTCCAGATGCCCAAGGAAACAAAACACTACCCCTTTGGTTAATTCAGTTACCTTATACGCATCTTCAGGAAGCATGGCCTTTCCTAACTTCTATTTCATATCTGATCTAAGAAGGCTCCTTTTCCCTACAGTCTTCACTTTATACCCTGGGTGTTATTAAGATAAGCTTAGCAAATTACTATCATATTACCCAGGAACTTAGCCCACTCTTTTCCATAAGCTTCTAAGGGACAGAAATCAGTTTTGGGCTTTGAAATCAAGAAATGCCCAACCCATACACACATCTGATTCTCACCCCAAAGCCAGCTAAGCTTCTAAAAGTATTCACttatgtttccattttccatttccatctTCTCCGAGAACAGCTTACCCCTTGTTGCCAGTGTCCCAAACCTTAGCTGGTTCTTTCAGGCTACTGGTACATGCCTCCACCCATTGGTAGCCACACCCTGAGCCTTAGAGTGCTATACTAACAAATCAGTGTACGAGGTGGTCCAACAGAGAAGGTGTCATGAAAGGGTAGAAAGACCgaaagacagagaagaaagaagttcAAATTCTAACTTGTCTGCTATTGGTTATGTGACCTTGTGGAGGTTCACTTTACTCCTTATTAATGTTAAAACTCTTGGAAACTTCATTGTTCAAGATCTTAAtgccagaattc
This genomic interval from Neovison vison isolate M4711 chromosome 1, ASM_NN_V1, whole genome shotgun sequence contains the following:
- the LOC122889571 gene encoding uncharacterized protein C5orf46-like isoform X3 — encoded protein: MPSAAGMAVSVMRLTIVLGLLALILTCQADDKPDDKPDGSDKNPEPEFPKFLNILGTEIIENAVEFILRSMTRSTGFMEFDDKQGEHSAK